Proteins from one Oryza sativa Japonica Group chromosome 12, ASM3414082v1 genomic window:
- the LOC112937408 gene encoding protein ALP1-like — translation MSANSQEQSNRIEDSLTSSNLEELMWEEINDPMEAEIEDQIEAELEAELAGPSTQRGGYTRRYINRDHEEDHNRLFAKYYYDNPLYTDDQFRRRFRMRKHLFLRIVEALGVWSPYFRLRRDAFGKMGLSPLQKCTAAIRMLAYGTPADLMDETFGVAETTAMESMINFVQGVRHLFGQQYLRRPTQEDTQRLLQFGEAHGFPRMLGSLDCMHWQWENCPVAWKGQFPRGDYGVSTIMLEAVASADIWIWHAFFGVAGSNNDINVLDQSPLFTEVLQGRAPTVQFTVNGSDYNMGYYLADGIYPEWAAFVKSIKRPLNDKAKLFAQRQESARKDVERAFGVLQKRWAIIRHPARLWEREELADIMYACIILHNMIVEDERGTYDIPDDNTYEQGHFSAQMAGLHHGPIYGFEDVLEKNLLIRDRATHRRLKQDLMEHIWQKFAGQQH, via the coding sequence ATGTCAGCCAACTCCCAAGAACAATCTAATCGTATAGAAGATTCTCTCACCAGTTCCAATCTAGAAGAGTTGATGTGGGAAGAAATCAATGACCCTATGGAGGCTGAAATTGAAGATCAGATTGAAGCAGAGCTAGAGGCAGAACTAGCTGGACCATCTACTCAGCGTGGGGGCTACACACGCAGGTACATCAACAGGGATCATGAAGAGGATCATAACAGATTGTTTGCTAAATACTATTATGACAATCCTTTGTACACTGATGACCAATTTCGTCGGAGATTTCGCATGAGAAAGCATCTATTTTTGCGCATTGTTGAAGCTCTTGGTGTTTGGTCCCCATATTTTCGTCTAAGACGAGATGCATTTGGCAAGATGGGTCTATCGCCACTGCAGAAATGCACGGCTGCCATCAGAATGTTGGCATATGGTACACCAGCTGACCTTATGGATGAAACCTTTGGAGTAGCAGAAACAACAGCAATGGAAAGCATGATTAATTTTGTTCAAGGTGTGAGGCATTTATTTGGTCAGCAATATCTTAGGAGGCCTACTCAAGAGGATACTCAACGTTTACTTCAATTTGGAGAGGCACATGGGTTCCCTAGAATGTTAGGTAGCCTTGATTGCATGCATTGGCAATGGGAAAATTGCCCGGTTGCGTGGAAAGGGCAATTCCCCCGTGGTGATTATGGAGTATCGACTATCATGCTAGAAGCAGTTGCCTCTGCTGATATATGGATTTGGCATGCATTTTTTGGGGTTGCTGGTTCTAACAATGATATTAACGTATTGGACCAGTCACCATTGTTCACTGAGGTACTACAAGGAAGAGCACCTACTGTTCAGTTTACAGTTAATGGGTCTGACTATAATATGGGATATTATTTAGCTGATGGTATTTATCCAGAGTGGGCAGCATTTGTGAAATCTATCAAGAGACCTCTGAATGACAAAGCTAAATTGTTCGCACAACGCCAAGAATCAGCAAGAAAAGATGTGGAACGAGCTTTTGGGGTTTTACAGAAACGTTGGGCCATCATACGTCACCCAGCGCGTCTTTGGGAAAGGGAAGAACTGGCTGATATCATGTATGCATGTATAATTTTGCATAACATGATAGTTGAGGATGAAAGAGGCACCTATGATATACCGGATGACAATACATATGAGCAAGGACATTTTTCGGCACAAATGGCAGGGCTTCACCATGGCCCAATCTATGGATTTGAAGACGTCCTAGAGAAAAACTTGTTGATTCGTGATCGAGCAACCCATCGTCGTCTCAAGCAAGATTTGATGGAACACATATGGCAAAAGTTTGCTGGCCAACAACATTAG